A genomic window from Bradyrhizobium lupini includes:
- the pstB gene encoding phosphate ABC transporter ATP-binding protein PstB: MSDLSVSMSASGGLPHAAVLPEAPPKVTVRNLNFYYGEHHALKNINLTLGANRVTAFIGPSGCGKSTLLRIFNRMYDLYPGQRATGQLMLDQTNILDPRLDLNLLRARVGMVFQKPTPFPMTIYENIAFGIRLYEKISKSEMDGRVEKALRGGALWNEVKDKLNASGLSLSGGQQQRLCIARTVAVRPEVILFDEPCSALDPISTAKVEELIQELSEDYTIAIVTHNMQQAARVSDKTAFMYLGELIEFDDTSKIFTSPSDRRTQDYITGRFG; the protein is encoded by the coding sequence ATGAGTGATCTTTCCGTGTCGATGAGCGCGTCCGGTGGACTGCCGCACGCGGCGGTGCTGCCCGAGGCGCCCCCGAAGGTGACCGTGCGTAACCTGAACTTCTATTACGGCGAGCACCATGCGCTGAAGAACATCAACCTGACGCTCGGCGCCAACCGCGTTACGGCGTTCATCGGACCGTCGGGCTGCGGCAAGTCGACCCTGCTGCGCATCTTCAACCGGATGTACGACCTCTATCCCGGCCAGCGCGCCACCGGTCAGCTGATGCTCGATCAGACCAACATCCTCGACCCCAGGCTGGACCTCAATTTGCTGCGCGCCCGCGTCGGCATGGTGTTCCAGAAGCCGACGCCGTTCCCGATGACGATCTACGAGAACATCGCGTTCGGCATCCGTCTCTATGAGAAGATCTCGAAGTCCGAGATGGACGGCCGCGTCGAGAAGGCGCTGCGCGGCGGCGCGCTGTGGAACGAGGTCAAGGACAAGCTCAACGCCTCCGGCCTGTCGCTCTCCGGCGGCCAGCAGCAGCGCCTCTGCATCGCCCGCACCGTCGCGGTGCGGCCCGAGGTGATCCTGTTCGACGAACCCTGTTCGGCGCTCGACCCGATCTCGACCGCCAAGGTCGAGGAGCTGATCCAGGAGCTGTCCGAGGATTACACGATCGCTATCGTCACCCACAACATGCAACAGGCGGCGCGCGTCTCCGACAAGACCGCCTTCATGTATCTCGGCGAGCTGATAGAGTTCGACGACACCAGCAAGATCTTCACGTCGCCGTCAGATCGGCGCACGCAGGATTACATCACCGGCCGGTTCGGCTAG
- the pstA gene encoding phosphate ABC transporter permease PstA has product MNPIYSRRRRKDIVVRGLCIAATAFGVTWLALILITLLYNGLAGLNVQLFTENTPPPGSNEGGLLNAIVGSLIMTVIGVGIGAPLGMFAGTYLAEYGRNDRLTSVIRFINDILLSAPSIIIGLFIYGAVVVPMRGFSAIAGSLALAVIVIPVVLRTTEDMLLLVPNALREAASALGLPRSLVIKRIAYRAARSGLITGVLLATARVAGETAPLLFTALSNQFFSLGLNKTMANLPVTINNFVQSPYAYWKQLAWSGALLITLTVLALNIFARILGAERTAK; this is encoded by the coding sequence ATGAATCCGATCTATTCACGCCGACGCCGCAAGGACATCGTCGTCCGCGGGCTCTGCATCGCCGCAACCGCCTTCGGCGTCACCTGGCTCGCGCTGATCCTGATCACGCTGCTCTACAACGGGCTGGCGGGACTCAATGTCCAGCTGTTCACCGAGAACACGCCGCCACCGGGATCGAACGAGGGCGGTCTGCTCAACGCCATCGTCGGCTCGCTGATCATGACCGTGATCGGCGTCGGCATCGGCGCGCCGCTCGGCATGTTCGCCGGCACCTATCTCGCCGAATACGGCCGCAACGACCGGCTGACCTCGGTGATCCGCTTCATCAACGACATCCTGCTCTCGGCGCCCTCGATCATCATCGGCCTGTTCATCTACGGCGCCGTGGTGGTGCCGATGCGCGGCTTCTCGGCGATCGCAGGCTCGCTCGCCCTCGCGGTCATCGTGATCCCGGTGGTGCTGCGCACGACCGAGGACATGCTGCTGCTGGTGCCGAACGCGTTGCGCGAGGCGGCCTCGGCGCTCGGCCTGCCGCGTTCGCTGGTGATCAAGCGGATCGCTTATCGGGCTGCCCGATCGGGTCTCATCACCGGCGTGCTGCTCGCGACCGCTCGCGTCGCCGGTGAAACCGCGCCGCTGCTGTTCACCGCGCTATCGAACCAGTTCTTCAGCCTCGGCCTGAACAAGACGATGGCGAACCTGCCTGTGACCATCAACAACTTCGTGCAGAGCCCCTATGCCTATTGGAAGCAGTTGGCCTGGAGCGGGGCGCTGCTCATCACCCTGACCGTTCTTGCCCTTAATATTTTCGCGCGCATCCTTGGCGCCGAGAGGACCGCAAAATGA
- the pstC gene encoding phosphate ABC transporter permease subunit PstC, with protein sequence MAVQSDVIDDAGPYDRAKALSAFKLGDVTFYWITRLSAISVLLILGGIIISLIVGAFPAMKEYGVSFLWTQRWAPSADPPVLGALGPMYGTLVTSFIAMLIAIPVGLGIAIFLTELCPQGLRRPIGMAIELLAGIPSIIYGMWGFFVLGPFLANTFQPFMIKIFDGVPVLGAIFAGPPSYLSLFNAALILAIMVLPFITSISVDVFKTVPPVLKEAAYGVGCTTWEVVRSVVIPYTRVGVIGGIMLALGRALGETMAVTFIIGNSFRISSSIFAPGTTISAAIASEFAESDGLHQSGLILLGLLLFVLTFFVLAAARLMLMRLEKKAGN encoded by the coding sequence ATGGCCGTTCAGAGCGATGTAATCGACGACGCCGGACCGTATGACCGCGCCAAGGCCTTGAGCGCGTTCAAGCTCGGCGACGTTACCTTCTACTGGATTACGCGGCTCTCCGCGATCTCGGTGCTTCTGATCCTCGGCGGCATCATCATTTCGCTGATCGTCGGCGCTTTCCCGGCGATGAAAGAATACGGCGTCTCCTTCCTGTGGACGCAGCGCTGGGCGCCCTCCGCAGATCCGCCGGTGCTCGGCGCGCTCGGGCCGATGTACGGCACGCTCGTCACCTCCTTCATCGCGATGCTGATCGCCATTCCCGTGGGTCTCGGCATTGCGATCTTCCTCACCGAGCTCTGCCCGCAAGGGCTGCGCCGCCCGATCGGCATGGCAATCGAGCTGCTCGCCGGTATTCCCTCGATCATCTACGGCATGTGGGGCTTCTTCGTGTTGGGTCCGTTCCTGGCCAACACGTTCCAGCCCTTCATGATCAAGATCTTCGACGGCGTTCCCGTGCTGGGCGCGATCTTCGCAGGTCCCCCGTCCTATCTCAGCCTGTTCAATGCCGCGCTGATCCTTGCCATCATGGTGCTGCCCTTCATCACCTCGATCTCGGTCGACGTGTTCAAGACGGTGCCTCCGGTCCTGAAGGAAGCCGCCTACGGCGTCGGCTGCACCACATGGGAAGTCGTCCGCAGCGTGGTGATCCCCTACACCCGGGTCGGCGTCATCGGCGGCATCATGCTGGCGCTGGGCCGCGCGCTCGGCGAGACCATGGCGGTGACCTTCATCATCGGCAACTCGTTCCGGATCTCGTCATCGATCTTTGCGCCGGGCACCACGATCTCGGCGGCGATCGCATCCGAGTTCGCCGAGAGCGACGGCCTGCACCAATCCGGCCTGATCCTGCTCGGCCTCCTGCTGTTCGTTCTGACCTTCTTCGTGCTCGCAGCGGCGCGGCTGATGCTGATGCGGCTGGAAAAGAAGGCGGGGAATTAG
- the pstS gene encoding phosphate ABC transporter substrate-binding protein PstS, translating into MNFLKTLVAAGMVAASTTAAFAADITGAGATFPFPIYSKWADAYKKETGNGLNYQSIGSGGGIKQIQAKTVTFGASDAPLKAEQLEKDGLVQWPMVMGAIVPVVNIEGVKPGELVFDGETLASIYLGKITKWDDAAIKKLNPNVKLPSEAITVVRRSDGSGTTFNFTNYLAKASADWKSKVGEGTAVEWPVGVGAKGNEGVSGNISQTKNSIGYVEYAYAKQNKLTYTGLINKAGKPVQPTVEAFQAAASNADWAKAPGYYVILTDQPGEKSWPITAATFILMHKDATDKAASQEAIKFFRWAFKSGGKAAEELDYIPMPDPVVQLIEKTWAADIKS; encoded by the coding sequence ATGAATTTCCTCAAAACACTCGTCGCTGCTGGCATGGTCGCCGCATCGACGACGGCGGCCTTTGCTGCCGACATCACCGGAGCCGGCGCGACGTTCCCGTTCCCGATCTATTCCAAATGGGCCGACGCCTACAAGAAGGAGACCGGCAACGGTCTGAACTACCAGTCGATCGGCTCCGGCGGCGGCATTAAGCAGATCCAGGCCAAGACCGTGACCTTCGGCGCCAGCGATGCGCCGCTCAAGGCCGAGCAGCTCGAGAAGGACGGCCTCGTCCAGTGGCCGATGGTGATGGGTGCCATCGTGCCCGTCGTCAACATCGAGGGCGTGAAGCCCGGTGAACTGGTGTTCGACGGCGAGACGCTGGCCAGCATCTATCTCGGCAAGATCACCAAATGGGACGACGCCGCGATCAAGAAGCTCAACCCGAACGTGAAGCTGCCCTCGGAGGCCATCACCGTGGTCCGCCGTTCGGACGGTTCGGGCACCACCTTCAACTTCACCAACTACCTCGCCAAGGCCAGCGCGGATTGGAAGAGCAAGGTCGGTGAGGGTACCGCGGTCGAGTGGCCGGTCGGCGTCGGCGCCAAGGGCAATGAAGGCGTGTCCGGCAACATCAGCCAGACCAAGAACTCGATTGGCTATGTCGAGTACGCCTATGCCAAGCAGAACAAGCTGACCTACACCGGTCTCATCAACAAGGCCGGCAAGCCTGTGCAGCCCACCGTCGAAGCCTTCCAGGCGGCCGCCTCCAACGCCGACTGGGCCAAGGCTCCCGGCTACTACGTCATCCTGACCGACCAGCCCGGCGAGAAATCCTGGCCGATCACGGCGGCGACCTTCATCCTCATGCACAAGGACGCCACCGACAAGGCGGCCTCGCAGGAAGCCATCAAGTTCTTCCGCTGGGCCTTCAAGAGCGGCGGCAAGGCGGCTGAAGAGCTCGACTACATCCCGATGCCGGATCCGGTCGTTCAGCTGATCGAGAAGACCTGGGCTGCCGACATCAAGAGCTAG
- a CDS encoding ATP-binding protein — translation MAIDAPTSPSSPPWSDRLRHSTVILIAAALALSVVVSLGELSALHAIAVFLCIAAAALIPWRLHDTAASREETRRVNPVESAAVAAVVAGMPDPAVLLDRAGRVIHLNAAAAQLAPALRRNELAQFALRSPEIITALRESIATTEPRRATYLDHVPVDRWMELTITPVPVPTTFGGADKCMLMTFHDQTPLRRVEEMRADFVANASHELRTPLAALSGFIDTLQGQAKDDPKARERFLGIMHNQATRMARLIDDLLSLSRVELSAHVRPDTLVDLLPIILQVADGLEPLARERQVEVETQLPETPVLIAGDREELLRLFENLIENALKYGASGGRIIVSLISGAAPDGTQEIRVLVRDFGPGIAPEHLPRLTERFYRVDVGDSRSQGGTGLGLSLVKHILNRHRGRLLIESVPKQGATFTACFPQGKPAALS, via the coding sequence ATGGCGATCGACGCCCCAACTTCTCCCTCCTCCCCGCCCTGGTCCGACCGGCTGCGGCACTCGACCGTCATCCTGATCGCCGCGGCGCTCGCGCTATCCGTGGTGGTCTCGCTGGGGGAATTATCGGCGCTGCATGCGATTGCGGTGTTCCTCTGCATCGCGGCCGCAGCGCTGATCCCGTGGCGCCTGCACGATACCGCCGCCTCGCGCGAAGAGACCCGCCGCGTCAACCCGGTCGAGAGCGCGGCGGTCGCCGCAGTGGTCGCCGGCATGCCCGATCCCGCGGTGCTGCTCGACCGCGCCGGCCGCGTCATCCATCTCAACGCCGCAGCCGCCCAGCTCGCGCCGGCACTGCGCCGGAATGAGCTCGCCCAGTTCGCGCTGCGCTCGCCCGAGATCATCACGGCGCTGCGCGAGTCGATCGCGACCACCGAGCCGCGGCGCGCGACCTATCTCGACCATGTCCCGGTCGATCGCTGGATGGAGCTGACCATCACGCCGGTGCCGGTGCCGACCACCTTTGGCGGCGCCGACAAATGCATGCTGATGACCTTTCACGACCAGACGCCGCTGCGCCGGGTCGAGGAAATGCGGGCCGATTTCGTCGCCAATGCCAGCCACGAGCTGCGCACGCCGCTGGCCGCGCTGTCCGGCTTCATCGACACGCTCCAGGGCCAGGCCAAGGACGATCCCAAGGCGCGCGAGCGCTTCCTCGGCATCATGCACAACCAAGCCACCCGGATGGCGCGCCTGATCGACGATCTCTTGTCGCTGTCGCGGGTGGAGCTGTCGGCCCATGTGCGGCCCGACACCCTGGTCGACCTGCTGCCGATCATCTTGCAGGTCGCCGATGGGCTCGAGCCGCTGGCGCGGGAACGCCAGGTCGAGGTCGAGACCCAGCTGCCCGAGACCCCGGTGCTGATCGCGGGGGACCGCGAGGAGTTGCTCCGCCTGTTCGAGAATTTGATCGAGAACGCGCTCAAATACGGCGCCTCCGGTGGACGCATTATCGTGTCGCTGATATCAGGCGCGGCCCCTGATGGAACTCAGGAAATCCGGGTGCTGGTCCGGGATTTCGGCCCCGGCATCGCGCCGGAGCACCTGCCGCGGCTGACCGAGCGCTTCTACCGGGTCGATGTCGGCGACAGCCGCTCGCAGGGCGGCACCGGCCTGGGATTGTCGCTGGTGAAACATATTCTTAACCGTCATCGCGGCCGGCTTTTGATCGAAAGCGTGCCCAAACAGGGCGCCACTTTCACCGCCTGTTTTCCCCAGGGCAAGCCTGCGGCTCTGAGCTAA
- a CDS encoding lysylphosphatidylglycerol synthase domain-containing protein, with product MLEAIRRAMSFLRQKQILHKLGVVISVAVIGIACYVLYHMLRGIDVNEVLEAIKSTEPSQIAMAALFVAAGYFTLTFYDLFAVRAIGHPHVPYRINALAAFTSYSIGHNVGASVFTGGAVRYRIYSAYGLNAIDVAKICFLAGLTFWLGNAAVLGLGISYHPEAAASIDMLPPWLNRMLAMMIIVGLVAYVVWVWTQPRMVGRGPWTVMLPGGPLTLLQIAIGIIDLGFCALAMYVLVPDEPNLGFVVVAVIFVSATLLGFASHSPGGLGVFDAAMLVGLWQMDREELLGGMLLFRVLYYLSPFVISVILLTFREVIIGARSKRLQQAALKLDPGPAPEAAYVRKRSDSGA from the coding sequence ATGCTGGAAGCCATACGCAGGGCGATGTCGTTTCTGCGCCAGAAGCAAATCCTGCATAAGCTTGGAGTTGTGATCAGCGTCGCGGTCATCGGCATCGCTTGCTATGTGCTCTACCACATGCTGCGCGGCATCGATGTCAACGAAGTCCTCGAAGCGATCAAGAGCACCGAGCCGAGCCAGATCGCGATGGCGGCGCTGTTCGTCGCTGCGGGCTATTTCACGCTGACCTTCTACGACCTGTTCGCCGTGCGCGCGATCGGCCATCCCCACGTGCCCTATCGGATTAACGCGCTCGCTGCCTTCACCAGCTATTCGATCGGCCACAATGTCGGCGCCAGCGTCTTCACCGGCGGCGCGGTGCGCTACCGCATCTATTCCGCCTATGGCCTGAACGCGATCGACGTCGCAAAGATCTGCTTCCTCGCCGGCCTGACCTTCTGGCTCGGCAATGCCGCGGTGCTGGGCCTCGGCATCTCCTATCATCCGGAAGCCGCGGCCTCGATCGACATGCTTCCGCCCTGGCTGAACCGGATGCTGGCGATGATGATCATCGTCGGACTGGTCGCTTACGTGGTCTGGGTCTGGACCCAGCCGCGCATGGTCGGCCGCGGGCCCTGGACCGTGATGCTGCCGGGCGGCCCGCTGACGCTGCTCCAGATCGCGATCGGCATCATCGATCTCGGCTTCTGCGCGCTCGCGATGTACGTGCTGGTCCCTGACGAGCCCAATCTCGGTTTCGTGGTGGTCGCGGTGATCTTCGTCTCGGCCACGCTGCTCGGCTTTGCCAGCCATTCGCCCGGAGGCCTTGGCGTGTTCGACGCGGCGATGCTGGTCGGGCTCTGGCAGATGGACCGCGAGGAGCTGCTGGGCGGGATGCTGCTGTTCCGCGTCCTCTATTATCTGTCCCCTTTTGTCATATCTGTAATCTTGCTGACGTTTCGCGAAGTTATCATCGGCGCACGATCGAAGCGCCTGCAGCAGGCTGCGCTCAAGCTCGACCCCGGCCCCGCGCCTGAAGCCGCTTACGTGAGAAAGCGCAGCGACAGCGGCGCCTGA
- a CDS encoding haloalkane dehalogenase, with amino-acid sequence MTKQIDIKIRKASVLGSSMAYREAGAQNAPVALFLHGNPTSSHIWRNIMPLVSPVAHCLAPDNIGFGQSDKPDIAYRFFDHVRYLDAFIEQRGITSAYLVAQDWGTALAFHLAARRPDFVRGLAFMEFIRPMPTWQDFHDTEVAAEQEHAEAARAAFRKFRTPGEGEAMILEANAFVERVLPGGMVRKLSDDEMAPYRAPFPTPESRRPVLALPRELPIAGEPADVYQALQSAHAALAASFYPKLLFTGEPGALVSPEFAERFAASLKHCALVRLGAGLHFLQEDHPGAIGRSVAGWIAGIEAVRPQLAA; translated from the coding sequence ATGACCAAGCAGATCGACATCAAGATTCGCAAAGCGTCCGTCCTCGGAAGCAGCATGGCCTATCGTGAGGCAGGCGCGCAGAACGCGCCGGTCGCGCTCTTCCTGCACGGCAATCCGACGTCCTCGCACATCTGGCGCAACATCATGCCGTTGGTGTCACCGGTCGCGCATTGCCTCGCGCCCGACAACATCGGCTTCGGTCAGTCCGACAAGCCCGACATCGCGTACCGCTTCTTCGATCACGTCCGCTATCTCGATGCCTTCATCGAACAGCGCGGCATTACGTCGGCCTATCTGGTCGCGCAGGATTGGGGCACGGCGCTCGCATTTCATCTTGCGGCGCGCCGGCCGGATTTCGTGCGCGGCCTTGCCTTCATGGAATTCATTCGTCCGATGCCGACCTGGCAGGACTTCCACGACACCGAGGTTGCCGCAGAGCAGGAGCATGCCGAGGCGGCGCGGGCGGCCTTCCGTAAATTCAGGACGCCGGGCGAGGGCGAGGCGATGATCCTCGAGGCGAATGCCTTCGTCGAGCGCGTGCTACCCGGCGGCATGGTCCGCAAGCTCAGCGATGACGAGATGGCGCCCTATCGCGCGCCGTTTCCAACACCAGAGAGCCGCCGGCCCGTTCTTGCACTTCCGCGCGAACTGCCGATCGCAGGCGAGCCCGCTGACGTTTATCAGGCTCTGCAGTCCGCGCATGCAGCGCTGGCCGCGTCGTTCTATCCAAAGCTCCTGTTCACCGGCGAGCCCGGAGCTCTGGTCTCACCGGAATTTGCCGAACGGTTTGCAGCCTCCCTGAAGCACTGCGCGCTGGTTCGTCTCGGCGCCGGCCTGCATTTCCTCCAGGAGGATCACCCCGGGGCGATCGGGCGCTCCGTCGCCGGCTGGATCGCGGGCATCGAGGCAGTGCGCCCGCAGCTTGCGGCCTGA
- a CDS encoding TetR family transcriptional regulator C-terminal domain-containing protein: MPKPSLKDAILDAGLKVMFRTGYHGTSVRDVTTAAGAPQGSFTNHFRSKEAFASEVLDRYFDLTRSLVAEALQDVSLSPRARLKRYLDVITGRLEADGFGRGCLIGDLSLEATGSSEMLRVRLADIFAEWRVPFAACIAEAQTRGEIASDFEPEELADFLLASWQGAILRMKVDRNPKALERFKSIAFQTVFKELT; encoded by the coding sequence ATGCCAAAGCCCTCGCTCAAAGACGCCATTCTCGACGCCGGCCTGAAGGTCATGTTTCGGACCGGCTATCACGGCACCAGCGTGCGCGACGTCACCACTGCTGCGGGCGCGCCGCAGGGGTCCTTCACCAATCATTTCCGCTCCAAGGAAGCGTTCGCCTCCGAGGTGCTCGACCGCTATTTCGATCTCACCAGGAGCTTGGTCGCGGAGGCATTGCAGGATGTCTCGCTGAGCCCCCGCGCACGGCTCAAGCGCTACCTCGACGTCATCACGGGCAGGCTGGAAGCCGACGGCTTTGGTCGCGGCTGCCTGATCGGCGATCTCAGTCTGGAAGCGACCGGCAGCAGCGAGATGCTGCGCGTGCGCCTCGCCGACATCTTTGCCGAATGGCGCGTGCCGTTCGCCGCCTGCATCGCCGAGGCGCAGACCCGCGGCGAGATCGCATCCGATTTCGAGCCCGAGGAGCTCGCAGACTTCCTGCTCGCGTCCTGGCAGGGCGCGATCCTGCGCATGAAGGTCGACCGCAATCCCAAAGCGCTCGAACGTTTCAAGAGCATCGCATTCCAAACCGTGTTCAAGGAGCTGACATGA
- a CDS encoding OmpA family protein yields the protein MHKLFRWASKWWPGLIPLAVMWGFAAWNNTLPVEADLSARSSAALKDTVLDKTRIAVDGRDVSLAADAFSEEGRRDAVVAVETVPGVRLVDDRTRLVPEAKPFVWNAERDVVRVTLSGSAPLPSMKGRLTEAARKEVGGTEVADQMGLARGAPPRFEAAAMLLLDQIGKLKDGKITITDTKVTLSGMARDLGGREAVAAALKNLPEGFSIAANDVKAPPYVFQAYKDPVAATVTLTGYVPDNNVHAAIATSASRKFFNEKVVDNLKASVGAPGSFSPAVVAALGALSRLSTGTLVVSDREVKLAGDALYEGAANDIRAGLGKDFPKNWQYKPEITVKPAAGPVDGTVCQQLFSELLAKAKIRFGAKRAEIDPDSAGILDHLIETALRCPTTNIEVAGHTDADGEDSFNQALSEKRAQAVIDYLVKAGLPANRFTAVGYGSTQPVAGNDSEDAKAQNRRIEFLVR from the coding sequence ATGCACAAGCTTTTCAGGTGGGCCAGCAAATGGTGGCCGGGGCTGATCCCCCTGGCCGTCATGTGGGGATTTGCGGCCTGGAATAACACTTTGCCGGTCGAGGCGGACCTTTCCGCCCGCAGCTCGGCGGCGCTAAAGGATACCGTTCTGGACAAGACCCGGATCGCGGTGGATGGCCGCGACGTCAGCCTGGCTGCGGACGCGTTTTCCGAGGAGGGGCGCCGCGACGCCGTTGTGGCGGTCGAGACGGTCCCCGGCGTGCGCCTGGTCGACGACCGGACCCGCCTCGTGCCCGAGGCAAAGCCCTTCGTCTGGAACGCCGAACGCGACGTGGTGCGGGTGACGCTGTCGGGCTCCGCGCCGCTGCCGTCGATGAAGGGCCGCCTGACCGAGGCGGCCCGCAAGGAGGTCGGCGGCACCGAGGTGGCCGATCAGATGGGTTTGGCGCGCGGCGCACCGCCGCGGTTCGAGGCGGCTGCGATGCTGCTGCTCGACCAGATCGGCAAGCTCAAGGACGGCAAGATCACGATCACAGACACCAAAGTCACTCTGTCGGGGATGGCGCGCGATCTCGGCGGCCGCGAAGCGGTCGCAGCGGCACTTAAAAACCTGCCCGAGGGCTTTTCGATCGCCGCCAACGATGTCAAGGCGCCGCCTTACGTGTTCCAGGCTTACAAGGATCCGGTGGCTGCGACGGTGACGCTGACCGGCTATGTTCCCGACAACAATGTCCACGCGGCCATCGCCACCAGTGCGTCGCGGAAATTCTTCAACGAAAAGGTCGTCGACAATCTCAAGGCCAGCGTCGGCGCGCCCGGCTCGTTCAGCCCCGCCGTGGTCGCAGCGCTCGGCGCGCTGTCGCGACTGTCGACCGGCACGCTCGTCGTGTCCGACCGCGAGGTGAAGCTGGCGGGCGATGCGCTCTATGAAGGTGCCGCCAACGACATCCGCGCAGGCCTCGGCAAGGATTTTCCGAAAAACTGGCAGTACAAGCCGGAGATCACGGTGAAGCCCGCGGCCGGGCCGGTCGACGGCACCGTGTGCCAGCAATTGTTCTCCGAGCTCTTGGCCAAGGCCAAGATTCGCTTCGGGGCGAAGCGCGCCGAGATCGATCCGGATTCCGCCGGCATTCTCGATCATCTGATCGAGACGGCATTGCGATGCCCCACCACCAATATCGAGGTCGCCGGGCATACCGATGCCGACGGCGAGGATTCCTTCAACCAGGCACTCTCGGAGAAGCGCGCGCAGGCGGTGATCGACTATCTGGTCAAGGCCGGCCTGCCTGCCAACCGGTTCACCGCGGTCGGCTACGGCAGCACGCAGCCAGTCGCCGGCAATGACAGCGAAGACGCCAAGGCGCAGAACCGCCGCATCGAATTTCTGGTGAGGTGA
- a CDS encoding polysaccharide deacetylase family protein: MKQLRNNVIRAGLEALYFSGAHHLLRPLLSGVGAIFMLHHVRPARGAAFQPNRHLEVTPEFLRATLRHLRAREIDIVSMDELHERLVRRRFDRRFAAFTLDDGYRDNLDFALPVLREFDAPLAVYVASDFAEGTGRLWWEALEAVIAKTEQIEVTIGNAALRLDATTPAAKQVAFDRLHDWLRALPGEHDLKREIEALCTKYGVDMAALCRSLCLSWDEVKTFAADPLVTIGAHSVSHCNLAKQSEAIATQEMAVSRARIEQALGRNVQHLAYPYGDREAAGEREFVLAASAGFKTAVTTRPGMLFAEDAGRMTALPRVSLNGNYQDTRILPVLTSGAATAMWNGFRRIAAA, translated from the coding sequence ATGAAACAACTCCGTAACAACGTCATCCGCGCCGGGCTGGAAGCACTCTATTTCAGCGGCGCCCACCACCTGTTGCGCCCGCTTTTGTCGGGCGTCGGCGCCATATTCATGCTGCATCACGTGCGGCCGGCCCGCGGCGCGGCGTTCCAGCCGAACCGGCATCTCGAAGTCACCCCCGAATTCCTGCGTGCCACACTGCGCCACCTGCGCGCGCGCGAGATCGACATCGTCAGCATGGACGAGCTGCATGAGCGGCTGGTGCGGCGCCGGTTCGACCGCCGCTTCGCCGCCTTCACGCTCGACGATGGCTATCGCGACAATCTCGATTTTGCGCTGCCAGTTCTGCGCGAATTTGACGCGCCCTTGGCGGTCTATGTCGCCAGCGATTTCGCGGAGGGGACGGGCCGGCTGTGGTGGGAGGCGCTGGAGGCCGTGATCGCCAAGACCGAGCAGATCGAGGTGACGATCGGCAATGCCGCGCTGCGGCTCGATGCGACGACGCCAGCCGCCAAGCAGGTGGCGTTCGATCGCCTGCACGACTGGTTGCGCGCACTGCCCGGCGAGCACGATCTCAAGCGCGAGATCGAGGCGCTCTGCACGAAGTACGGCGTCGACATGGCCGCGCTGTGCCGCAGCCTCTGCCTGTCCTGGGACGAGGTGAAGACATTTGCCGCCGATCCCCTGGTCACGATCGGCGCGCATTCCGTCAGCCATTGCAATCTCGCCAAGCAAAGCGAAGCGATCGCCACGCAGGAGATGGCCGTGAGCCGCGCGCGGATCGAGCAGGCGCTCGGCCGCAACGTTCAACATCTGGCCTATCCCTATGGCGATCGCGAGGCGGCGGGCGAGCGTGAATTCGTGCTCGCTGCATCCGCCGGCTTCAAGACCGCGGTGACGACGCGGCCCGGCATGCTGTTCGCCGAAGACGCCGGCCGCATGACGGCGCTGCCACGGGTCTCGCTCAACGGCAATTACCAGGACACGCGGATTCTGCCGGTGCTGACCTCGGGCGCCGCGACCGCGATGTGGAACGGCTTCCGCAGGATCGCGGCGGCTTAA